A stretch of the bacterium genome encodes the following:
- a CDS encoding HD domain-containing protein yields the protein MSIFDHLLKRDLAHVKRFNNRPVHFPESVAEHSFYVSYFTQILCWALGEEKIEVNTERAVKMALIHDQEEGFSGDILTPFKYFNEEVAAAIREVNNQTIEMMFEDLDEKLKKDFVALWHEEQSRKSLESQVVKVADGLSLISKCFEEIEAGNSYFEEIYKRILKDLKNLDYSWWQKIRPRVLSGTEKEV from the coding sequence ATGTCTATTTTTGATCATCTACTCAAGCGTGATTTGGCTCACGTCAAACGCTTCAACAACCGCCCGGTCCATTTTCCCGAATCCGTCGCCGAGCACAGCTTTTATGTTTCTTACTTTACCCAAATTCTTTGTTGGGCTTTGGGAGAAGAAAAAATTGAAGTTAACACTGAAAGGGCGGTCAAAATGGCCCTCATTCATGATCAAGAGGAGGGCTTTTCCGGGGATATCTTGACTCCGTTTAAATATTTTAATGAAGAAGTCGCCGCCGCCATCCGAGAAGTCAACAACCAAACTATTGAGATGATGTTTGAGGATCTAGACGAAAAACTCAAAAAAGACTTTGTCGCCTTGTGGCATGAAGAACAATCTCGAAAAAGCCTCGAATCGCAGGTGGTCAAAGTTGCCGACGGTTTATCTTTGATCAGCAAATGTTTCGAAGAAATCGAAGCCGGAAATTCTTATTTTGAGGAAATTTACAAACGTATTCTCAAGGATCTCAAAAACCTCGACTATTCTTGGTGGCAAAAAATCCGACCCCGGGTTCTCTCCGGAACCGAAAAAGAAGTCTAA
- a CDS encoding DUF192 domain-containing protein yields the protein MKPSLLTILLGLFLILTVLVSLYLTFQTSKPTTTKGETHLLKIGSQQISVEIADSHEKIVRGLSGQAELKADTGMYFVFKERSRQTFWMKDMLFSIDIIWIDQGKVIGVEKSAPVPTGTSIPIFSSPDKVTEVLEIPAGFFDQKNLQLQDPVKLIN from the coding sequence ATGAAGCCTAGCCTCCTGACTATACTTCTTGGCCTTTTTCTGATTCTGACTGTTTTGGTTAGTCTCTATTTGACTTTCCAGACGAGCAAACCCACCACTACGAAGGGCGAAACTCACCTACTGAAAATTGGCAGCCAACAAATTTCCGTCGAAATTGCTGATAGCCACGAAAAAATCGTGCGCGGCTTGAGCGGGCAAGCCGAGCTAAAAGCAGATACTGGCATGTATTTTGTTTTCAAAGAAAGAAGCCGGCAGACTTTCTGGATGAAAGACATGCTTTTTTCGATTGATATCATCTGGATTGATCAAGGGAAGGTCATCGGGGTAGAAAAGTCTGCACCTGTCCCAACCGGAACTTCAATTCCGATCTTTTCTTCTCCAGACAAAGTAACTGAGGTTCTTGAAATCCCGGCAGGGTTTTTTGATCAAAAGAACTTGCAGTTGCAAGATCCTGTTAAACTAATCAACTAG
- a CDS encoding M23 family metallopeptidase produces MEGEILVRNAHVPTGRQVLGMAVGTFLFGFSLIGLIAAPKPEGTKLGNPQTVYLVSNLGETKEVTVYSSPKGVSEEGLVWPFEGPLASPYGPSHPLGIDIDGNERAWEPVIASTNGEVVFSGGNPCCSYGYYIVIFEQTGPLLSDGFFEMTPGVETLYAHLNRLKVKQGEKITQGQVIGLLGATGYSTGPHLHFEVIVNGVRVDPLEYLP; encoded by the coding sequence GTGGAGGGAGAGATTCTCGTGAGGAACGCTCACGTTCCAACTGGAAGGCAAGTGCTCGGTATGGCGGTCGGGACTTTCCTCTTTGGCTTCTCGCTGATCGGGCTGATTGCAGCGCCAAAACCGGAAGGGACAAAACTGGGCAATCCCCAGACTGTTTACCTAGTCTCCAACCTCGGAGAAACTAAAGAGGTCACCGTTTACTCCTCACCAAAAGGAGTTTCCGAGGAAGGTCTTGTCTGGCCCTTTGAAGGTCCGCTTGCTTCGCCTTACGGACCAAGTCATCCTCTGGGAATTGACATCGACGGCAACGAGCGAGCCTGGGAACCAGTCATCGCTTCCACAAACGGGGAAGTGGTTTTCTCTGGAGGTAACCCTTGCTGCAGCTACGGCTACTACATCGTCATCTTCGAGCAAACTGGCCCGCTTCTCAGTGACGGTTTCTTCGAGATGACACCAGGGGTAGAAACTCTTTACGCTCATCTCAACCGTCTTAAGGTCAAGCAAGGAGAAAAAATAACTCAAGGTCAAGTCATCGGCTTACTTGGTGCGACCGGCTACTCAACTGGCCCACACTTGCACTTCGAAGTCATCGTCAATGGTGTGAGAGTCGATCCTTTGGAATATCTGCCCTAA
- the glyA gene encoding serine hydroxymethyltransferase — translation MELEKTDKEIADLIKKEEKRQNSVLNLIPSENYASKAVREALGSVLTNKYSEGYPGKRYYAGNQVVDEIESLAIERAKKLFGVSFANVQAYSGSPANQAIYFALAEPGETVMGLALPDGGHLTHGWPVNFSGKYYKAVQYGVDLQTGLIDFEDLERLAKEHKPKMIWTGATAYSRIFDWEKFRKIADSVGAYLIADISHIAGLVVAGVHPSPIGIADVTMTTTHKSLRGPRGAIILTNDEELATKIDKAVFPGLQGGPHNQTTAAIAVALEEASRPEFQEYGKQIVKNARKLAETLVAERLKLVSGGTDNHLMLINLGSEGPSGKEVQEALEKAKIIVNKNTVPGESRKPFVTSGIRLGSPALTSRGFKEGEMEKVGSLVAKIIKNLESEENIKQVASEVKTLVEEFPLD, via the coding sequence ATGGAACTAGAAAAAACTGATAAGGAAATTGCCGACTTAATCAAAAAAGAAGAAAAGCGGCAAAACAGTGTCCTAAACCTGATTCCTTCCGAAAACTACGCTTCGAAGGCGGTTCGGGAAGCTTTGGGAAGCGTTTTGACGAACAAATATTCTGAAGGTTATCCCGGCAAGCGCTACTACGCCGGCAACCAAGTGGTTGACGAGATCGAAAGTCTAGCCATTGAGCGAGCCAAAAAACTTTTTGGAGTGAGCTTTGCCAATGTCCAAGCTTACTCCGGTTCCCCGGCCAACCAGGCGATTTATTTTGCCCTCGCTGAGCCTGGGGAAACGGTCATGGGTTTGGCTTTGCCGGACGGTGGGCACTTGACTCATGGTTGGCCGGTGAACTTTTCGGGAAAATACTACAAAGCGGTTCAATACGGAGTTGATCTGCAAACCGGGCTAATTGATTTTGAAGACTTGGAAAGGCTGGCAAAAGAACACAAACCAAAAATGATTTGGACTGGGGCGACCGCTTACAGCCGCATTTTTGATTGGGAAAAATTTCGAAAAATTGCTGACAGCGTTGGAGCTTACTTAATTGCCGACATTTCCCATATTGCTGGGCTTGTTGTTGCCGGTGTCCACCCTTCACCGATTGGAATTGCCGATGTCACCATGACCACCACTCACAAAAGTTTGCGAGGTCCACGGGGGGCAATTATTTTGACCAACGATGAAGAGCTGGCCACAAAAATTGATAAAGCAGTTTTTCCTGGTTTACAGGGTGGGCCCCACAACCAGACCACGGCGGCCATTGCAGTCGCCCTTGAGGAAGCCTCTCGGCCAGAGTTTCAAGAGTACGGAAAACAAATAGTTAAAAATGCTCGTAAACTGGCCGAAACATTAGTTGCCGAAAGATTAAAGCTGGTTAGTGGTGGGACGGATAATCATCTGATGCTGATAAATCTTGGCTCTGAGGGTCCAAGCGGTAAAGAAGTTCAAGAAGCTCTTGAAAAAGCCAAGATTATCGTCAACAAAAATACAGTTCCAGGTGAGAGCCGAAAACCCTTTGTTACTAGTGGGATTCGTCTTGGGAGCCCGGCGCTGACGAGCCGAGGTTTTAAAGAAGGCGAAATGGAAAAAGTTGGCAGTTTGGTCGCCAAAATAATTAAGAACTTAGAAAGTGAAGAAAATATCAAGCAAGTTGCCTCAGAAGTAAAAACTTTGGTTGAGGAGTTTCCTTTAGACTAA
- a CDS encoding STAS/SEC14 domain-containing protein, translated as MPYSVEETRDFTVYKVDNFFTFQDMDALTEQFDQLLEKDPAARVLLDFSAQTGYEEATIKAAFRRIDKGFPRSLKMAILYAGEGGIYKHVLAMLAAAMPEVAKFFSSRAEAEAWLKS; from the coding sequence ATGCCTTATTCAGTTGAAGAAACACGGGATTTTACGGTTTATAAAGTGGACAATTTTTTTACCTTTCAGGATATGGACGCTCTTACCGAGCAGTTCGATCAATTGCTTGAGAAAGACCCGGCCGCGCGCGTCCTGCTTGATTTCTCGGCGCAAACTGGCTATGAAGAGGCAACAATCAAGGCGGCCTTCCGCCGTATCGACAAAGGTTTTCCCCGGAGCCTAAAAATGGCGATTCTCTACGCCGGCGAAGGCGGTATTTACAAACACGTTCTAGCAATGCTGGCCGCTGCCATGCCGGAAGTAGCTAAGTTTTTCTCCAGTCGCGCCGAAGCTGAAGCTTGGCTCAAAAGTTAA
- a CDS encoding M23 family metallopeptidase codes for MRWLLVLLFLLAAFGESKTQAASTGKPASLLLQSGGLVLTEKSEVSVKVQLGEASCSEGLLLLETPALRVEPEASILPAEMAERLIGRYDSSPKTINIGTYERGSKLVFEIIPSSSLCSGTAFFSDDWRHARIEAGSLGCYQISWEDYTDSDYNDVFLQVCTSPPVAKQTVALESDPTYRVPWQEGAKTFVKQAPGQKGSDHENRLAWDFVPKNPDVLASAAGTVLWVEDRFGPGSCSRKLYNAANVIVIQTERDVNTVYLHLKADSARVKPGQKVKQGEKIAEIGNSGYVCSSFGSTGTHLHFEIQHHCRSSKGIAKVRGEEGEPNGSWFCTPYDPATAFTFLYHREKIELESGEWLPKEEWR; via the coding sequence ATGCGTTGGTTACTGGTTCTATTGTTCTTGCTTGCTGCCTTTGGAGAGAGTAAAACTCAGGCGGCAAGTACTGGCAAGCCTGCAAGCCTGCTTCTGCAGTCTGGAGGCTTAGTCCTGACCGAAAAATCAGAAGTTTCCGTCAAAGTGCAGCTCGGGGAAGCCTCGTGTTCGGAAGGGTTGCTTCTGCTGGAAACCCCGGCATTGCGGGTGGAACCTGAAGCCTCAATTCTTCCTGCTGAGATGGCCGAAAGGCTCATCGGGCGCTACGATTCAAGTCCCAAAACCATCAACATCGGCACCTACGAGAGAGGTTCAAAGCTGGTTTTCGAGATCATTCCTAGCTCGAGTCTTTGCTCAGGAACGGCTTTCTTTTCCGACGACTGGCGCCATGCCCGTATTGAGGCGGGAAGTTTGGGTTGCTACCAAATCTCCTGGGAAGACTACACTGACAGTGACTACAACGATGTCTTCCTTCAGGTTTGTACTTCGCCACCGGTCGCAAAGCAGACTGTAGCCCTTGAATCAGATCCTACCTATCGAGTGCCCTGGCAAGAAGGAGCAAAGACTTTTGTCAAACAGGCTCCTGGCCAGAAGGGTAGCGATCACGAAAATCGCCTTGCTTGGGACTTTGTCCCCAAAAATCCAGATGTACTTGCCAGTGCTGCAGGCACGGTTCTTTGGGTTGAAGACAGGTTTGGGCCCGGCAGCTGCAGTCGCAAGCTTTACAACGCTGCCAACGTCATCGTCATCCAAACGGAACGAGACGTCAACACGGTTTATCTCCACCTCAAGGCCGATTCGGCTCGAGTCAAGCCAGGACAAAAGGTCAAGCAGGGGGAGAAAATCGCTGAGATCGGCAACTCTGGCTACGTCTGCTCTAGCTTTGGCAGTACTGGAACTCATCTTCACTTTGAGATTCAGCACCACTGCCGCAGTTCCAAAGGTATTGCCAAGGTCAGAGGAGAAGAGGGCGAACCCAACGGTAGCTGGTTCTGCACTCCCTACGATCCGGCAACTGCCTTCACTTTCCTCTACCATAGGGAGAAAATCGAGCTGGAGTCAGGAGAGTGGTTGCCCAAGGAAGAATGGCGTTAG
- a CDS encoding RNA-binding protein, with protein MAKRLFVGSLPYTVTDQQLAEIFSAAGTVESANVIMDKFSGRSKGFGFVEMSSDEEATKAVSELNGKEVDGRAIVVNEARPREERPSR; from the coding sequence GTGGCTAAAAGATTATTCGTCGGTAGCTTACCTTATACCGTTACCGATCAACAACTCGCTGAGATTTTCTCAGCTGCTGGCACAGTCGAGTCAGCAAACGTTATCATGGACAAGTTCTCTGGCCGAAGCAAAGGTTTCGGTTTTGTAGAAATGTCTAGCGATGAGGAAGCTACCAAAGCTGTCTCTGAGCTTAATGGTAAAGAAGTTGATGGCCGAGCCATCGTCGTTAACGAGGCTAGACCTCGTGAAGAACGACCAAGCCGATAA
- a CDS encoding ATP-binding protein, producing MVILSASPATIFDFVLRPFALLSLFAIIINVGLIFFIASKGLKVSVNRWFILFVSSVVLWGASEFFSRISNNPTAANFWSSTGAPGWIFVASLFLGFTLTYVGKEEILQGFLNRILIFGFGFLFLFFVWTTNAVVVHDTARFKLVYWGWNGPTGTYFPIFLAWLETQFFTSLVLLYQFYRRAKQPVKTQTLLCVIALLVPLVIGTITDGLLPIFGLDFPGTAILATSVMGIIITYAILKYNLFTFNPATFISNIVATMSEAILVFDKFKIIQFANDAIENFLGYKKESLVGENVRKIFSDEKQWRDFEYHVIGPLTQGDSVKGVETTFVAKNGTKVPVSFSGSSLKDEQNNILAYVGVVADVREIRKLVTDLEAERNKLSVALAGIADGVFVVGKDGKVLIFNKACEEMLGVKFSDIAEKDIDKVIQFYEGDQLLSVRDLFPKKHANKDQVVATKSNVKATGPAGKEVYVDMVSSAIAEGDMVNLGAIITLHDVSKEKELEEMKLDFVSMAAHELRTPLTSIRGYLSVLQEDVGTKLDQEEKAFLDKAFISSNQLAALVENLLSVSRIERGALKVQAEKADWASIVNEVYTNFQNLAEQKNIKLSYSPGKDLLPVMVDKFRIGEVISNLVANALQYTKAYGSVEIITQKEKDGVLTQIKDNGQGIPETAIPKLFTKFFRVSGALEQGSKGTGLGLYISKAIIDMHGGKIWVESELGKGSTFNFIVPFAPKDAPDKEPIAVSTSALILNAKKIQEKQTAASAPGKAVVAKVADPEPSLVIATATEAKEVASAKTVSTKISAPGPAQKPKRKFVIKSK from the coding sequence GTGGTAATCCTTTCTGCCAGTCCTGCGACTATTTTTGATTTTGTTCTGCGTCCCTTTGCTTTGCTTTCACTTTTTGCCATCATCATCAACGTGGGGCTGATTTTCTTTATCGCTTCCAAGGGCTTAAAAGTTTCGGTCAACCGTTGGTTTATCCTCTTTGTTTCTTCGGTTGTTCTTTGGGGAGCCTCAGAATTCTTTTCTAGAATCAGCAACAACCCAACGGCAGCGAATTTTTGGTCCTCAACTGGAGCTCCGGGTTGGATCTTTGTGGCTTCTCTTTTTCTTGGGTTTACCCTTACTTATGTAGGGAAAGAGGAGATTTTGCAGGGCTTTCTAAACAGAATTCTGATTTTTGGTTTTGGCTTTCTCTTTCTTTTCTTTGTTTGGACTACAAATGCAGTTGTTGTGCATGACACGGCAAGGTTTAAACTTGTTTACTGGGGTTGGAACGGACCTACTGGAACTTATTTCCCCATTTTCCTTGCTTGGTTGGAGACTCAATTTTTTACTTCTCTAGTACTGCTCTACCAGTTTTATCGTCGGGCCAAACAACCAGTAAAAACCCAGACTCTTCTCTGTGTCATTGCTTTGTTGGTTCCCCTGGTGATCGGAACGATCACCGATGGGCTTTTGCCTATTTTCGGGCTCGACTTCCCCGGGACCGCGATTCTAGCTACAAGTGTGATGGGGATAATCATCACTTACGCGATTCTCAAATACAATCTCTTCACCTTCAACCCGGCAACTTTTATTTCCAATATTGTTGCGACGATGAGCGAAGCGATTTTGGTCTTCGATAAATTCAAAATTATTCAGTTCGCCAACGATGCAATTGAAAATTTTCTTGGTTACAAAAAAGAGTCCCTGGTAGGTGAAAACGTCAGAAAGATTTTCTCAGATGAAAAACAATGGCGGGATTTTGAGTATCACGTCATTGGTCCTCTGACTCAAGGGGATAGCGTCAAAGGAGTCGAAACTACCTTTGTGGCCAAAAATGGAACTAAAGTGCCAGTCAGTTTCTCCGGGTCGTCTTTGAAGGATGAGCAGAACAATATCTTGGCCTATGTTGGAGTTGTGGCAGACGTGCGGGAAATAAGAAAGCTGGTGACTGATTTGGAGGCAGAACGCAACAAACTCAGTGTTGCCTTGGCAGGTATTGCCGATGGGGTTTTCGTGGTTGGTAAAGACGGAAAAGTTTTGATTTTTAACAAGGCTTGTGAAGAAATGCTAGGGGTCAAATTTAGTGATATTGCCGAAAAGGATATTGATAAAGTCATTCAATTTTATGAAGGTGATCAACTCCTGAGTGTGCGTGATCTCTTCCCAAAAAAACACGCCAACAAAGATCAGGTAGTAGCGACCAAGTCCAACGTCAAGGCAACTGGGCCGGCCGGGAAGGAGGTTTACGTTGACATGGTTAGCTCGGCGATTGCGGAGGGAGACATGGTCAATTTGGGGGCAATCATCACTCTACACGATGTTTCCAAGGAAAAAGAGCTCGAGGAAATGAAACTTGATTTCGTTTCGATGGCGGCTCATGAATTGCGTACGCCACTGACTTCAATTCGGGGTTACCTTTCAGTTCTCCAAGAAGATGTGGGAACAAAATTGGACCAAGAGGAAAAAGCTTTTCTTGATAAAGCCTTTATTTCCTCTAACCAACTGGCCGCTTTAGTAGAAAATCTGCTTTCTGTGTCGCGTATTGAACGCGGAGCGCTCAAAGTTCAAGCTGAAAAAGCCGACTGGGCGTCAATCGTCAATGAAGTCTATACCAATTTTCAAAATTTGGCGGAGCAGAAAAATATCAAGCTTAGCTATTCTCCGGGGAAAGATTTGCTGCCGGTCATGGTCGATAAATTCCGCATCGGTGAAGTCATTTCCAATCTTGTCGCCAACGCTCTGCAATATACTAAAGCCTATGGTAGTGTCGAGATCATTACCCAAAAGGAAAAAGATGGGGTGCTGACCCAAATCAAGGATAATGGTCAGGGAATCCCAGAGACCGCCATACCCAAGCTTTTTACCAAATTTTTCCGCGTTTCTGGAGCTCTCGAGCAGGGTTCGAAGGGAACTGGGTTGGGACTTTATATTTCCAAAGCCATCATTGATATGCACGGGGGGAAAATTTGGGTCGAGTCTGAGCTTGGAAAAGGCAGTACTTTCAACTTTATCGTACCTTTTGCACCCAAAGATGCGCCCGACAAAGAGCCAATTGCGGTTTCCACTTCAGCTTTGATTCTTAATGCCAAGAAAATTCAGGAAAAACAGACCGCTGCTTCCGCACCAGGCAAGGCTGTGGTGGCCAAAGTCGCTGACCCAGAGCCATCTCTTGTCATTGCTACTGCAACTGAAGCTAAGGAAGTTGCCTCTGCAAAAACTGTTTCTACAAAAATTTCTGCCCCAGGCCCCGCCCAAAAACCAAAGAGAAAATTTGTGATAAAGTCAAAATAG
- a CDS encoding RNA polymerase sigma factor, with the protein MLFNRNKTEHSVENLVAAAQNGRTEAFGKLYDNFVDQIYRFTYFKVGDRKTAEDLTQTIFLKAFEKLGTFKKKSSFVSWLFAIARNLIIDHYRNKDRLTESTLFEDFEGLDHTEDFENKDLLKATLVEINKLPEEERQVLVLSNIEDYSFKEIGKILGRSEGSLRILKFRALKKLKKALNL; encoded by the coding sequence ATGCTCTTCAACCGAAATAAGACCGAGCATTCTGTCGAGAACTTGGTTGCAGCTGCCCAAAATGGGAGAACAGAAGCCTTCGGAAAACTTTATGACAATTTTGTGGACCAGATCTACCGCTTTACTTATTTCAAAGTGGGAGATCGGAAAACCGCCGAAGATCTGACCCAAACTATTTTTCTCAAGGCTTTTGAGAAACTTGGCACGTTCAAAAAAAAGTCTAGCTTTGTCTCTTGGCTTTTTGCCATTGCGCGCAACTTGATCATCGACCACTACCGCAACAAGGATCGCCTCACTGAATCGACCTTGTTTGAGGACTTCGAAGGTCTCGACCACACCGAGGACTTTGAAAACAAGGACTTACTGAAAGCAACTTTGGTCGAAATCAACAAACTTCCAGAAGAAGAACGACAAGTTCTTGTTCTCAGCAATATCGAAGATTACAGTTTCAAAGAAATTGGCAAGATTTTGGGCCGGTCCGAGGGCTCTCTAAGAATCCTTAAGTTTCGGGCCCTAAAAAAACTGAAAAAAGCCCTTAATTTATGA
- a CDS encoding tyrosine-type recombinase/integrase, whose product MTLSKHITDFLEYLEVEKNASQLTIRNYDHYLKRFLGFAGDVDPKDITYELVRKYRVFLARWVDENSGLPLKKITQNYFIIALRAFLRYLAKHDIETLAAEKVELGDNEPRPIKVLDPEHLERLLSAPNIEKIEGLRDKAILEVLFSTGLRVSELAGLDRDHVNIDKGEFGVIGKGRKERIVFLSDSSKEWLGRYIAQRKDLFKPIFIRYSGKEDPSKGGEKMRLTTRSIERILEKYVRQAHIPIKATPHTLRHSFATDLLINGADIRSVQEMLGHANISTTQIYTHITNKQLKDVHKAFHSGNKLD is encoded by the coding sequence ATGACTCTGTCCAAGCACATTACTGACTTTCTCGAGTATCTAGAAGTTGAGAAAAATGCTTCCCAACTGACAATCCGCAACTACGACCATTACCTCAAAAGATTTTTAGGTTTTGCTGGCGATGTTGATCCCAAAGACATTACCTATGAGCTGGTTCGCAAATACCGGGTTTTTCTTGCCCGTTGGGTCGATGAGAACTCTGGTTTGCCACTAAAAAAAATCACCCAAAACTATTTCATTATCGCTTTGCGCGCTTTCCTGCGCTATTTAGCTAAACATGATATCGAAACTTTAGCTGCTGAAAAAGTTGAGCTTGGAGACAACGAGCCCAGACCAATCAAAGTTTTAGACCCAGAGCACCTAGAAAGATTGCTCTCCGCACCAAACATCGAAAAGATTGAAGGCTTGCGCGACAAAGCTATTCTCGAGGTTTTGTTTTCAACTGGATTGCGGGTCAGTGAGCTAGCCGGTCTTGATCGAGATCACGTTAACATAGATAAAGGTGAGTTTGGTGTGATTGGGAAAGGAAGAAAAGAACGAATTGTCTTTTTGTCGGATTCTTCAAAAGAATGGCTTGGTCGCTATATCGCTCAAAGAAAAGATCTCTTCAAGCCAATTTTTATTCGCTATTCAGGTAAAGAGGATCCGAGTAAAGGTGGAGAAAAAATGCGTCTGACAACCCGTAGTATTGAAAGAATCCTCGAAAAATATGTTCGGCAAGCACATATTCCGATCAAAGCGACACCCCACACCCTGCGTCACTCTTTTGCTACTGATTTGCTAATTAACGGAGCGGATATCCGCTCGGTGCAGGAAATGCTAGGGCACGCCAACATTTCCACGACTCAAATTTATACTCACATCACCAATAAGCAATTGAAAGACGTCCACAAAGCCTTTCATTCAGGAAATAAGTTGGATTGA
- the dinB gene encoding DNA polymerase IV codes for MIHFVRIDSFALLSDNINMSARSYWMHLDLDCFFASVEIKLNPSLKGKPVLVGGVNPQGKSVPRGVVATASYEARKFGCKSGMPLFQALKLCPGASVVGGHYQDYISASRQVMAIAARWAPKVEQIGIDEAFLDFSGTEVIYPDLKTVAEKIRAEIKKEVGIIASIGLAATKVVAKVASDYDKPDGFTYVPSGTEKTFLSPLAVRDLPGIGPKTEIYFLGLGVKTLGEVASLPAEKIKSFDKALTGLWRAANGFDNVWYTPRLTAKSVSRSETFYTDRDDEKFILAMLRKLTESVGEELRAEGFSGRCVSVTIRYSDFRFISRQRVLPYPTNITKEIYDLGEILLEELWDSKTPLRLVGIGISQFEDKKQPTLFEGLRTKRLELEERIDSLRNKYGKDAVVPASQMLLKGNSKDFEEISFRRK; via the coding sequence GTGATACACTTTGTCCGAATTGACTCTTTCGCTCTTCTTTCGGATAATATAAACATGTCTGCTCGTAGCTACTGGATGCATCTCGATCTCGATTGTTTCTTTGCTTCGGTTGAGATCAAACTTAACCCATCGTTGAAAGGTAAACCAGTCTTGGTTGGTGGTGTCAATCCCCAAGGAAAAAGTGTTCCTCGGGGTGTCGTCGCCACTGCCTCCTATGAAGCGAGAAAATTCGGTTGCAAGAGCGGGATGCCTCTTTTCCAAGCCTTAAAACTTTGTCCGGGGGCTAGCGTTGTCGGTGGTCATTACCAAGACTATATTTCTGCTTCGCGTCAAGTCATGGCGATTGCGGCTCGTTGGGCCCCAAAAGTTGAGCAGATCGGTATTGATGAAGCTTTTCTCGACTTTTCAGGAACCGAGGTTATTTATCCAGATTTAAAGACAGTTGCCGAAAAAATCCGTGCCGAGATCAAAAAAGAAGTTGGAATCATAGCTTCAATTGGTTTGGCCGCGACCAAAGTAGTCGCCAAAGTCGCTTCAGATTACGACAAACCTGACGGCTTTACTTACGTTCCCTCTGGAACCGAAAAAACCTTTCTTTCTCCTCTAGCCGTCCGCGATTTGCCCGGAATTGGGCCCAAAACGGAGATTTATTTTCTGGGTTTGGGAGTGAAAACTCTAGGCGAAGTGGCGTCTTTACCAGCAGAAAAAATTAAAAGTTTCGATAAGGCTCTGACTGGTCTGTGGAGAGCGGCGAACGGTTTCGATAACGTTTGGTACACTCCCCGCCTGACGGCTAAGTCAGTTTCTCGTAGCGAGACTTTTTATACCGATCGAGATGACGAAAAGTTTATTTTGGCAATGCTAAGGAAGTTAACTGAGTCAGTTGGTGAAGAGTTGCGAGCCGAAGGGTTTTCGGGGCGTTGTGTTTCAGTAACAATTCGTTATTCTGACTTCCGGTTTATTTCTCGACAGCGTGTTCTCCCCTATCCAACCAACATAACTAAAGAAATTTATGATCTGGGAGAAATACTGCTGGAAGAACTTTGGGATTCAAAAACGCCGTTGCGTTTGGTTGGGATTGGGATTTCTCAGTTTGAAGACAAAAAGCAGCCGACACTTTTTGAGGGTCTGCGAACAAAAAGACTTGAGCTTGAAGAAAGAATTGATAGCTTAAGAAATAAATATGGTAAAGATGCGGTCGTTCCAGCTAGCCAAATGCTCCTCAAGGGAAATTCCAAAGATTTTGAAGAAATAAGTTTCAGAAGAAAATAG